In a genomic window of Labeo rohita strain BAU-BD-2019 chromosome 20, IGBB_LRoh.1.0, whole genome shotgun sequence:
- the amd1 gene encoding S-adenosylmethionine decarboxylase proenzyme, with product MEESSAHFFEGTEKLLEVWFSRQDKSKGAGDLRAIPRFEWDKLLENVHCLIISVTKTDKQEAYILSESSMFVSKRRFILKTCGTTLLLQALVPLLELAREYCGFDAIENFFYSRKNFMKPTHQEFPHRNFQEEVEFLSQIFPNGAAYCMGRLNSDCWYLFTLELPEYWENKQADQTLEVLMSDLDPAVMDQFYMKDGVSANDVTRMSGIRDLIPGSVIDATMFNPCGYSMNGMKTDGTYWTIHITPEPEFSYVSFETNLSQTSYDELIRKVVDVFKPGKFVTTLFVNQSSKCRSVFSSAQKLESYRLLDRQLAHFNDYNFVFTSYAKNRQQKQS from the exons ATGGAAGAGAGCAGTGCACACTTCTTCGAGGGGACCGAAAAGCTCCTGGAGGTGTGGTTCTCCCGACAAGACAAGTCCAAAGGAGCCGGGGATCTGCGCGCTATCCCCAG ATTTGAGTGGGACAAACTTCTGGAGAATGTGCATTGTTTGATTATAAGTGTGACAAAGACTGACAAGCAGGAAGCTTATATACTCAG TGAGAGTAGCATGTTTGTCTCCAAGAGACGTTTCATTTTGAAGACATGCGGAACCACCCTCTTACTACAGGCACTGGTGCCACTGCTGGAACTGGCTCGTGAGTACTGCGGCTTTGATGCCATCGAG aatttcTTCTATTCTCGTAAAAATTTTATGAAGCCCACCCATCAAGAGTTCCCTCACCGCAACTTCCAGGAGGAAGTCGAGTTCCTCAGCCAGATTTTTCCAA ATGGAGCAGCCTACTGTATGGGACGTCTGAACTCAGACTGCTG GTATTTGTTTACGCTGGAGCTGCCAGAATACTGGGAGAACAAGCAGGCGGACCAGACACTAGAAGTTCTGATGAGTGACCTTGACCCAGCTGTGATGGACCAGTTCTACATGAAAGACGGTGTTTCTGCTAATGATGTCACTCGT ATGAGTGGAATTCGTGACCTGATTCCAGGTTCAGTGATTGATGCCACAATGTTCAACCCTTGTGGATACTCCATGAATGGAATGAAAACAGAT GGAACTTACTGGACGATTCACATCACCCCCGAACCAGAGTTCTCCTATGTCAGCTTTGAAACCAACCTCTCCCAGACATCTTACGACGAGCTCATCCGCAAAGTCGTGGATGTCTTCAAACCAGGGAAATTTGTGACTACGCTTTTTGTCAATCAG AGCTCCAAATGTCGCAGTGTTTTCTCTTCGGCTCAGAAGCTCGAGAGCTACCGCCTCCTGGACCGCCAGTTGGCCCACTTCAACGACTACAATTTCGTCTTCACCAGTTACGCCAAGAATCGCCAGCAGAAACAGAGCTGA